The following is a genomic window from Roseofilum casamattae BLCC-M143.
CCACGGCGATTATGAAGTCCGTTCCCAAGGAAGAGGTCTCCAGCTATGGCGTGATCGTCACGGATGAAGATGGGCGCGTCAAGGCGTTCCAAGAAAAACCCTCGGTGGAAGAAGCGATTAGTACGGATATTAATACCGGAATTTATATTTTTGAACCCGAGGTACTGAAGTACATACCTCCCGGTCAAGAATTTGACATTGGGGGCGAGCTGTTTCCGAAGTTAGTGGAAATGGGTGCGCCCTTCTACGGAATCTCCATGGATTTCCAATGGGTTGATATCGGTAAGGTTCCCGACTATTGGCGTGCGGTGCGCGGCGTTCTTTCGGGGGAGATTAAGAATGTCGCCATTCCCGGCCATGAGGTAGCTCCTGGTATTTACACTGGACTTAATGTTGCCGTGAATTGGGATAAGGTCGATATTACCGGACCGGTGTATATCGGCGGGATGACGAAAATTGAGGATGGTGCGAAGATTATCGGTCCGAGCACGATCGGCCCGAGCTGTCATATCTGTAGTGGTGCAACCGTAGAGAATAGTGTTATCTTCGAGTATTCGCGCCTCGGGCCGGATGTAAGATTAGTCGATAAGCTGGTATTCGGACGCTATTGCGTGGATAAGACGGGAGCTTCCATTGACGTGCGCTCTGCGGCTCTTGACTGGTTGATTACGGATACGCGCGCCGTTCCACCACCGCAGCCTCCGGAAGAACAACAGGCGATCGCCGAACTGTTAGAATCGGATTCTTAATCCTAAGCTGGGTTCGGGATAGGCTGAGGTTGCGATCGTATAGTGTTTGTTGAAAGGCAAA
Proteins encoded in this region:
- a CDS encoding NDP-sugar synthase; this translates as MKAMILAAGKGTRVRPITHTIPKPMIPILQKPVMEFLLELLRQHGFDQVMVNVSHLANEIESYFRDGQRFGVQIAYSFEGRIEADGTLVGDALGSAGGMRRIQDYNPFFDDTFVVLCGDALIDLDLTKAVQWHKEKGAIATAIMKSVPKEEVSSYGVIVTDEDGRVKAFQEKPSVEEAISTDINTGIYIFEPEVLKYIPPGQEFDIGGELFPKLVEMGAPFYGISMDFQWVDIGKVPDYWRAVRGVLSGEIKNVAIPGHEVAPGIYTGLNVAVNWDKVDITGPVYIGGMTKIEDGAKIIGPSTIGPSCHICSGATVENSVIFEYSRLGPDVRLVDKLVFGRYCVDKTGASIDVRSAALDWLITDTRAVPPPQPPEEQQAIAELLESDS